The following proteins are co-located in the Cydia fagiglandana chromosome 2, ilCydFagi1.1, whole genome shotgun sequence genome:
- the LOC134676284 gene encoding DNA ligase 3 — translation MAEFTPFYVDRAKGGRASCKGCKGNCPSGEIRMAKIVASPYGENQQMKSWYHVDCLMNVLIKQRPTTKRIDSIDDIGNWAAMSKDDQEFILKKINEMEKVYAEKNSGKYTAKVLKNESIPKPVVANTSSSKDLEKQTDIKTEDDNFSKFSQLCKKIARVDAYTEKTAVVNNYFRKGSDGNTFKSDLALWCKMLLPQVTKRVYNLKSKQLVKLFSRIFHTDQDDMLTHLENGDVADTITHFFSKSKKFQPSTESTLSMQDVEEFLEGLSKLTKEDEQIYHFKKIVNKCTSDDLKMLIRLIKGDLRINAGPKHILEGVHPDAYNVFQTSRDLGMVIDRIMSESSGIKHKDVIQKGVSAKLTLMTPVLPMLAEACKSIEMAMKKCPNGMFSEIKYDGERVQVHKKDNDFKYFSRALKPVMPHKVSHFKDYLPQAFPKGVDLILDAEVLMVDVNTGKPLPFGTLGIHKQSEFKDAQVCLFVFDCLYYNGKVLIDLPIRKRRQILHENMVEVTNHVMFSEQQLIEKPADLAKMIAEVLQLGLEGLVLKDLESTYEPGKRHWLKVKKDYLFGGAMADTADLVVLGAWFGTGKKGGMMSVFLMGCLDTRRNKWVTVTKVHTGHDDSTLERLQKELGPLMLKISQDGNKIPSWLDCNKGLIPDFVAKDPKEQPVWEITGTEFTKANIHTADGISVRFPRVTKIRNDKDWKTATNLDELKNLYKTSKEKTDVTLLNKLAATANDSYEPPKKKIKESPTSKLPKIDSFLKKDKVKKKEDLNISSSSDTISDTSNTSDRDSKAIKYQTQPENPLPDVFKNKRLGFYPDFISISEKKRTHFERHWIAYGGTVVKSMRAVDVDFVVHNENYIEFKKMQKLKKKLASGARHVTKDWLVKCINEVALCDTAKYAVVVEP, via the exons ATGGCAGAGTTTACTCCATTCTACGTAGATCGTGCAAAGGGCGGCCGAGCTTCGTGTAAGGGCTGCAAAGGAAACTGTCCTAGTGGAGAAATTCGCATGGCGAAAATAGTCGCTAGCCCATACGGAGAGAATCAACAAATGAAATCATGGTACCACGTCGACTGCTTAATGAACGTCTTGATAAAACAGCGGCCTACCACAAAACGGATAGATTCCATCGACGATATAGGCAATTGGGCGGCTATGAGCAAGGACGATCAAGagtttattcttaaaaaaataaacgagatgGAGAAAGTGTACGCTGAAAAAAATAGCGGTAAATACACGGCAAAGGTTTTAAAAAATGAGTCTATACCAAAACCTGTTGTTGCAAATACAAGTTCTTCTAAAGACTTGGAAAAACAGACTGATATTAAGACAGAGGATGATAATTTTTCGAAGTTCTCTCAGTTGTGCAAAAAAATAGCTAGAGTTGATGCATACACAGAAAAAACGGcagttgtaaataattattttagaaaAGGTTCAGACGGGAACACATTTAAAAGTGATCTCGCATTGTGGTGTAAAATGTTATTGCCTCAAGTCACTAAGCGGGTTTACAACTTAAAGAGTAAGCAActtgtaaaattattttctagAATATTCCATACTGATCAGGATGATATGCTAACACATTTGGAAAATGGAGATGTGGCAGATACCATCActcattttttttctaaatctaaaAAATTCCAACCAAGCACTGAAAGTACTTTGTCTATGCAAGATGTGGAAGAATTTCTTGAAGGGCTTTCTAAATTAACAAAAGAAGATGAACAGATATATCACTTCAAGAAAATTGTTAACAAGTGCACTTCAGATGACTTGAAAATGCTTATTCGCCTAATTAAAGGGGATTTGCGGATTAATGCAGGGCCGAAACACATTTTGGAAGGTGTTCATCCAGATGCATATAATGTATTCCAAACCTCAAGAGACCTCGGAATGGTTATAGACAGGATTATGTCAGAAAGCAGTGGAATCAAGCATAAAGATGTCATTCAAAAAGGTGTCAGCGCTAAGCTCACTCTTATGACTCCAGTATTACCAATGCTTGCAGAAGCTTGTAAATCAATAGAAATGGCTATGAAAAAATGTCCTAACGGAATGTTCTCTGAAATTAAATATGACGGAGAGAGAGTGCAAGTACATAAAAAAGACAatgattttaagtatttttctagAGCTTTGAAGCCAGTGATGCCACACAAAGTTAGTCATTTTAAAGATTACCTTCCTCAAGCATTTCCAAAAGGAGTAGATTTGATATTAGATGCAGAAGTATTGATGGTAGATGTGAACACAGGCAAACCGCTACCGTTTGGTACATTGGGTATACATAAACAATCAGAATTCAAAGATGCTCaggtgtgtttgtttgtatttgATTGCCTTTACTACAATGGAAAAGTTCTCATTGATCTACCGATAAGGAAAAGAAGACAGATATTACATGAAAATATGGTGGAAGTGACCAACCATGTTATGTTTTCAGAGCAGCAATTAATAGAAAAACCAGCTGACTTAGCAAAGATGATTGCTGAG GTGCTGCAACTTGGATTGGAGGGTCTGGTGCTTAAGGATCTGGAATCAACCTATGAACCCGGAAAGAGGCATTGGCTTAAAGTTAAGAAGGACTACTTGTTTGGCGGGGCCATGGCTGACACTGCTGATCTGGTTGTACTAGGGGCTTGGTTTG GAACTGGCAAGAAAGGTGGCATGATGTCAGTTTTCCTTATGGGTTGCTTGGACACCCGTCGCAACAAATGGGTAACTGTTACAAAAGTCCACACTGGCCATGACGACAGCACGCTAGAGAGGCTTCAGAAGGAGCTTGGACCGCTAATGTTGAAGATATCTCAAGACGGTAACAAAATACCATCCTGGTTGGATTGCAACAAGGGACTCATACCGGACTTTGTGGCTAAAGACCCAAAGGAGCAGCCTGTATGGGAAATTACTG GTACCGAGTTTACAAAAGCAAACATTCACACCGCCGACGGAATATCAGTAAGGTTTCCAAGAGTCACGAAAATAAGGAACGACAAGGATTGGAAAACAGCGACTAACTTAGACGAGCTTAAGAATTTATATAAAACATCAAAAGAGAAAACAGATGTCACACTTTTAAACAAACTAGCTGCTACTGCTAACGATTCGTATGAACCACCAAAGAAAAAAATCAAAGAGAGTCCTACGTCTAAACTTCCTAAAATAGACTCGTTTTTAAAGAAAGATAAGGTTAAGAAAAAGGAAGATTTAAATATCTCTAGTTCATCAGATACTATAAGTGATACTAGTAATACTAGTGATAGAGATAGTAAAGCAATCAAATACCAAACGCAACCAGAAAATCCGTTGCCagatgtttttaaaaataaacgattAGGATTTTACCCAGATTTCATTAGCATATCTGAAAAGAAGAGAACTCATTTTGAAAGGCATTGGATTGCATACGGTGGGACAGTAGTTAAATCAATGCGTGCAGTAGATGTAGATTTCGTAGTGCATAACGAAAATTATATAGAAttcaaaaaaatgcaaaaactgAAGAAAAAACTGGCATCTGGCGCAAGACACGTAACCAAGGATTGGTTGGTAAAATGTATCAATGAGGTTGCATTATGTGATACGGCAAAATATGCTGTTGTTGTAGAGCCCTAA